The following coding sequences are from one Tissierella sp. window:
- a CDS encoding sigma 54-interacting transcriptional regulator, protein MTKDFNKDFESIGNSQIELQLRLILGNLHEAVCVINTSGIVTFWNASSERLYGIKAEEIVGYHIEKFFPNALLLKVLREKKTFENIKHKPKNESDILLSATPLIYNGELIGAVSTDRDFNEITNLYMELEKEKTKVEILEQQMKEITQDKYFFGKIIGKSKALVDAMIIAKQVARTDASVLITGESGTGKEVFSRAIHQESDRKGNFIPVNCSAIPSNLLESELFGYVEGAFTGAYKKGRPGKFELANGGTLFLDEIGDMPLIMQAKLLRVLQDGIVIRVGGGKPIKVDARIIAATNKDLHQLMDEGKFREDLYYRLNVVSILIPPLRERKEDIPALINDFILEFSEKNKKGEMNISPDAMKILSDYHWKGNIRELKNTIERLVILSKNNSIEIEDLPIGIVNTSNPTTFIGMDINNDFDLKKAVDDFEKNIIIDALLATKGNKVQAAELLKIKRSTLYYKLNLYNLTSYMD, encoded by the coding sequence GTGACAAAAGACTTTAATAAAGATTTTGAAAGCATTGGAAATAGTCAAATAGAGCTTCAATTAAGATTAATATTAGGTAATCTTCATGAAGCTGTTTGTGTTATAAATACTTCTGGTATTGTGACATTTTGGAATGCCAGCTCTGAGAGATTATATGGCATAAAAGCAGAAGAAATCGTAGGTTATCATATTGAAAAGTTTTTTCCCAATGCTCTGTTACTTAAAGTTTTAAGGGAGAAAAAAACCTTTGAAAATATAAAACATAAGCCTAAAAATGAATCTGATATTTTACTATCTGCAACACCACTTATATATAATGGTGAGTTGATAGGTGCAGTATCTACAGATAGAGATTTCAATGAGATTACAAATTTATATATGGAGCTAGAGAAAGAAAAGACTAAGGTGGAAATCTTAGAACAACAGATGAAAGAAATTACTCAAGATAAGTATTTTTTTGGAAAGATTATTGGAAAGTCTAAAGCCTTGGTAGATGCAATGATCATAGCTAAGCAAGTAGCCAGAACAGATGCATCTGTACTAATCACTGGTGAAAGTGGAACTGGAAAAGAAGTGTTTTCAAGGGCAATCCATCAAGAGAGTGACAGAAAGGGAAATTTTATTCCAGTGAACTGTAGTGCAATTCCGTCAAATCTTTTGGAATCAGAATTATTTGGCTATGTTGAAGGAGCTTTTACAGGGGCTTATAAAAAAGGAAGACCAGGGAAATTTGAGTTAGCTAATGGTGGGACCTTGTTTTTAGATGAAATAGGAGATATGCCTTTAATCATGCAAGCCAAATTGCTTAGAGTCTTGCAAGATGGAATAGTAATTAGAGTAGGTGGAGGAAAGCCTATAAAAGTAGATGCAAGGATTATCGCTGCAACAAATAAAGACTTACATCAGCTTATGGATGAAGGAAAATTTAGAGAAGATTTATATTATAGATTAAATGTAGTTTCTATACTTATACCTCCATTGAGAGAAAGAAAGGAAGATATTCCAGCGCTTATAAATGATTTCATCTTGGAGTTTTCAGAGAAGAATAAGAAGGGTGAAATGAATATATCCCCCGATGCAATGAAGATATTATCTGATTATCATTGGAAAGGAAATATTAGAGAATTAAAGAACACCATCGAGAGACTAGTGATCTTATCAAAGAATAACTCAATAGAGATTGAAGACTTACCTATAGGCATAGTCAATACAAGTAATCCTACTACCTTTATAGGTATGGATATCAACAATGACTTTGATTTAAAGAAAGCAGTAGATGATTTTGAAAAAAACATAATTATAGATGCATTGTTGGCCACAAAAGGAAATAAGGTTCAAGCAGCTGAGCTATTAAAAATTAAAAGATCAACTCTATATTATAAATTGAATCTATATAATTTAACCAGTTATATGGATTAG
- the prdC gene encoding proline reductase-associated electron transfer protein PrdC: MGLYVIPLKQHVGPPCLPNVIVGDEVLRGQCIAEPNGLGAKLHASVSGIVKNITEEAIEIEGNITDKQDYIKIKKSDNIADMAFEAGIVGAGGAGFPAHIKLKSQIPDGYVIANCVECEPILSHNIRLLEENPELVIKGVRYAMEATKAPKGYIAIKAKNKTAIDSLNKALGDAIDVEVKELRDMYPMGEERAIIHEIFGNWLTPEQLPIEANVVVMNGETLGNLTRAVEDLKPVIDKDITVGGKLKNGKEATVFFQVPIGTPISSLIEECGGIDGEFGEVVIGGPYTGKAGDIHKSVVTKISGGAIVTIPLPEYVGPIGLLVCACGADENRLRDIAAKMKSKVVAVTKCKNIVEVRGANKCLTPGDCPGQVQGIMDLKKNGAKRVLVSNCSDCTNTVMCCAPDMDLAVYHHTDHIFRTVDHELTRRLPMEEK; the protein is encoded by the coding sequence ATGGGGTTATATGTAATTCCACTAAAGCAACATGTAGGTCCACCATGCCTACCAAATGTAATAGTAGGAGATGAAGTATTACGAGGTCAGTGTATAGCTGAACCTAACGGACTAGGAGCAAAGTTACACGCATCTGTGTCTGGGATAGTTAAAAACATAACAGAAGAAGCTATAGAAATTGAAGGAAATATTACGGATAAGCAGGATTATATAAAGATAAAAAAGAGTGATAATATCGCAGATATGGCCTTTGAGGCAGGTATAGTTGGTGCTGGTGGAGCAGGCTTTCCAGCTCATATAAAGCTAAAATCACAGATACCAGATGGCTATGTAATTGCAAACTGTGTAGAGTGTGAGCCAATATTAAGTCACAATATAAGATTGCTAGAAGAAAATCCTGAATTAGTTATAAAAGGTGTAAGATATGCTATGGAAGCAACAAAAGCTCCAAAGGGATATATAGCTATAAAAGCAAAAAATAAGACTGCCATAGATTCCCTAAATAAGGCTCTTGGTGATGCAATAGATGTGGAAGTAAAGGAATTAAGGGATATGTACCCTATGGGAGAAGAAAGAGCAATAATTCATGAAATATTTGGCAACTGGCTTACGCCTGAACAATTACCAATTGAGGCCAATGTAGTAGTCATGAATGGAGAGACCTTAGGAAATTTAACTCGTGCAGTTGAGGACCTAAAGCCTGTCATAGATAAGGATATTACAGTAGGAGGCAAATTAAAGAATGGTAAAGAAGCTACTGTTTTTTTCCAAGTACCTATTGGAACTCCAATAAGCAGTTTAATCGAAGAATGTGGAGGAATAGATGGAGAATTTGGGGAAGTAGTAATAGGAGGACCATATACAGGTAAAGCAGGAGATATTCACAAATCCGTGGTGACTAAAATATCTGGTGGAGCTATAGTTACTATTCCATTGCCAGAATATGTTGGACCAATAGGACTTCTAGTTTGTGCCTGTGGTGCAGATGAAAATAGACTTAGAGATATAGCTGCTAAAATGAAATCAAAAGTTGTAGCTGTAACAAAATGTAAAAATATTGTAGAAGTAAGGGGAGCAAATAAATGCTTAACCCCAGGGGACTGTCCTGGACAAGTTCAAGGAATAATGGACCTTAAGAAAAATGGTGCTAAAAGAGTTTTAGTATCCAATTGCAGTGACTGTACAAATACTGTAATGTGCTGTGCTCCAGATATGGACCTAGCAGTATATCACCATACAGACCATATATTTAGAACAGTTGATCATGAGTTAACGAGAAGACTTCCTATGGAAGAAAAATAG